In Agromyces sp. SYSU T00194, a genomic segment contains:
- a CDS encoding SpvB/TcaC N-terminal domain-containing protein, with protein MAKRLSFTAKVVATTAVIALATTGAIAATGGFDGDGLGPGEALARESILTPDELGDGAFDGLQYADATEGLVVVDAPEASSDGGAHLAYPLPIPAGRGITPELSLEYDSSGGNSWVGTGWDLGVGEVAVDTTFGAPYFDADHESESYTLDGDALVPNALGDEWDERVSGDREDFVRQVETEYEQIIRHEVGDGGPDDYYWEVRQADGGIRWYGGYPDAGGPYGDDSSEGTIDRDAIVTDDAGNQVRWLLSAQRDIGYSIIRYHYETYDYQRSGESWASGCSGSTLCARHTYLDHIDYTIAAEASGQLADPAYRVDFILESELEPAPARRGDPILDGTGRYLDLTWERLARIEVRHGDLTLDPTRARSFPADSGADDLAARYDLAYRDAALSPFGKSLLESVTQGAHDPDVAATHEFTYFDEVGNATAGYTGFASDQSWSTGEDMGDRSWLDSNVSAGALGGSENNSGEGHAYIGFNAFVPQKVGSVGASVQLGGGTTTGVAEWIDLNGDGLPDKVYRAGGTIGGGISYRLNTGGANGSGTTFSDPVPLPTLKSLSVEDEFNMQFALEAHLGVTASFGVGTSIAWGDTYFTDVNADGLPDLVYDGKVLFNRLVNGVPTFAESSTGTAVPIATGAAPDVGNSQVDELRELLADQSPLVDTVRRWIAPFTGTVEVDAPVVLDPAEASLDGVRVAIEYDGTEIDAANLLATGAEAFTTPYPVDVEQGHPLYFRVGSVNDGANDEVIWSPVVTYIEIDGDEVVDAGQAPSGSSATEVPLDVNGLSQTVYDATSDFTLSGRPGTSVVMPYDGTVRFTGALTKHAATSDDLQLVLKHNGVAVPGSGIVIDADFIGDTPISVDFDVAQPVAPSSGNENGSTDTVEAYLAVDSPIDLNAITWTPELFYLDATDVNGDPLDVVDSNGEYIRSVDLTPEIEQYPIHSSTGPVSPWESTTGETLDAIVSFSGAAVPRDGDGNRRYPGAVLTVKTVDGVVAQQAFTLAATDDSGGYENTLDLNFDLDDGTDYWFEVTTRDAEFAQDFGTMTVELTDPDDPASTDIEVDATFYGADYQGIFPLAYRGWGLAGYTANDELATETIDDAAFVIDADELADQTEPSGFDDVPAEGPDPDPSFAFLALSEPPTLDPTLAAAAGTPLAGNQWRGNRDNLAGGPERMRSSRLASDSADLGTTGGGGTGITRISTVSPSLALGFGFGPLGGSVGVGTSQSVVDYEDLNGDGYPDLLVPDGVQFTTQRGALGQGLTDMGLDYVNQDFTVNAQGGLDAGLVNVSPNSKGRTNATSGNASGKGGSASEDAGLGAGFGVAIGGGIDGSWTNPNDSGGLVNTPYSSSELGGVVRDQADVISGGFGGQQELADVNGDGLPDRVVTDDTGVYVYYNLGYGFTSQRTKLTAGGFGTQESIGGSASLGFATPWGEFSGGASLTWNYDMVRYAWIDVNGDGILDRLHKGANDAQPTVTFGTGSGLYGSPVTYGEFATTAGVGAANVESGPQIGYDRAQGIGGGFDFTIYAGPLCVAACYLVINPGASYQNSVSFTEVTLDDIDGDGYVDSLSTTDDDKVSVRLNQAGKANLLETVENPLGGTITLDYDRDGNTYAHPDSIWTMSKVSVNDGRPGDGVDVRTSTFEYDGLRFDRLFRQSLGYSSIVEHELDEAGTTALRDTTRTFLNDNIFTAGLGTSTELSDASSGDVIRGAYLEWEYREVVGFDAGVDPRDPVATSEVSLLPDAAVPTPGALGTAIAPLAVSTTERWYDASGAAGQETRSTFTYDGMGNILTEVDEGETDDPADDLTTTTVYSDCEISSSMDPQCPPEFGTTGAPEHPSPYWSDTRCPTWVSMPAIVTITNSATGEVYRHSDGSPALCDNAGVTHLEELVDGDTTAVTDLAYDEWGSYNRIVYPEGEDGVRYAVEYVYDADRHSDIAKVTEYDLDETAATLDTGCTDAVTSVEAFLDYDGCTVPVPVRTGLTSTATFDGDSGRIASRTDANGNTTSYEYDNLARIWKISNELQDDVVEFVYSPSASGYGYAIAKHHDRFNADPIETISFVDGLGRVTEEKRDARVVDATGVAVDGRIVTGATNFDDLGRPIEQYRPVFDTVAQTAYEYTTSAPDTVTTTEYTLTDLETKVTEPGGRVTTTAYDFTEVAGVTLFSAATTDPRDRVGTTFSDVRGNTRVYDDQPDGVDALRSVYEYDGIGQLLASIDPAGEETVHEYDQLGNRLSTETPDGGLVEFWYDAEGKLVRDQSATLREEGHFTDYAYELRRLVEIDYPEDTPDVTYTYGAAGAPGNGAGRVVQVEDGSQITSFAYDALGAVVRESAEVKLHNWEPDLDADDVEKFTWVTEWTYDALGRLASMVYPDGERLTYDYDAGGRVTSIVGEEDGQKQVPLLDAAGNVVLDEYGVVVLTDAPTTYQYPYVDDRRYDEFLRPAAVDLGNGVTTEWTYDDETLWLTGIHSDSPGRDLKDNPAEYSEIQDIRYTYDVVGNPKTYTNDLPAAVSNLFGGVVTAAYDYDEFDRLVGAAAKYDTLPKDRTYTFALSYDDQGNVLSKEQVDKIGNKEQKDTTYSFDRTYAADDPHQAVAAGDEAYHYDADGELTHITTETKQGRIELVREMEWDWAGHMVHLDDASNDTDYTYDDQGQLAIERGPSGETAFINPWVSVRNGTDLYKHIWLDDERIGTQRDNEGSGNNDPDADGGYEETQRYFLHTDLQGSTNVVTGPTGDTFQHQEYFPTGEVWVAEHSTQYRTPYQYAGGYTDEQRAIISLGERWYDQQREMFTTVDPVLVDDPTIVVGSPELRATYAYAGSNAVRFVDPSGQLFTIASANDVVAKARAARTTTSATPTAGTAGAQGTSATTKKTRAERLYKFSKKWDAKPLFDIDRSDGTVKFAPLLTGPRIKLKEGKKAPASLQTAPGSNTTANTNTTSTSKPDATSSTGGPTVKNDTTSPTGSTSTKAPAKPGSGGGTGGAPDSGGAGNVKSLKTSSTAGSGTGGRNGT; from the coding sequence ATGGCCAAGCGGCTCTCGTTCACTGCAAAGGTGGTGGCGACCACCGCGGTGATCGCACTCGCCACGACCGGGGCGATCGCCGCGACCGGCGGCTTCGACGGCGACGGCCTCGGCCCCGGCGAGGCCCTCGCACGCGAGTCGATCCTCACCCCCGACGAGCTCGGTGACGGCGCGTTCGACGGCCTGCAGTACGCGGATGCCACGGAGGGACTCGTCGTGGTCGACGCGCCGGAGGCATCGAGCGACGGCGGCGCGCACCTCGCGTATCCGCTCCCGATCCCGGCGGGCCGCGGCATCACCCCCGAGCTGTCCCTCGAGTACGACTCCTCGGGCGGCAACAGCTGGGTCGGCACCGGCTGGGACCTCGGCGTCGGCGAGGTCGCGGTGGACACGACCTTCGGCGCCCCCTACTTCGACGCCGACCACGAGAGCGAGAGCTACACGCTCGACGGCGACGCACTGGTGCCGAACGCGCTGGGCGATGAGTGGGACGAGCGCGTCTCCGGCGACCGCGAGGACTTCGTGCGCCAGGTCGAGACCGAGTACGAGCAGATCATCCGACACGAGGTCGGCGACGGCGGACCGGACGACTACTACTGGGAGGTGCGCCAGGCCGACGGCGGCATCCGCTGGTACGGCGGCTACCCCGACGCCGGCGGCCCGTACGGCGACGACTCCAGCGAGGGCACCATCGACCGCGACGCGATCGTCACCGACGACGCCGGCAACCAGGTGCGCTGGCTGCTCTCCGCCCAGCGCGACATCGGCTACAGCATCATCCGGTACCACTACGAGACCTACGACTACCAGCGTTCGGGCGAGTCGTGGGCGAGCGGATGCAGCGGATCGACGCTCTGCGCGCGCCACACGTACCTCGACCACATCGACTACACGATCGCGGCCGAGGCATCGGGGCAGCTCGCCGACCCCGCGTACCGGGTGGACTTCATCCTCGAGTCCGAGCTCGAACCCGCACCCGCCCGACGGGGCGACCCCATCCTCGACGGCACCGGCCGCTACCTCGACCTGACCTGGGAGCGCCTCGCCCGCATCGAGGTGCGGCACGGCGACCTCACGCTCGACCCGACGCGTGCACGCAGCTTCCCGGCCGACTCCGGTGCCGACGACCTCGCCGCCCGGTACGACCTCGCCTATCGGGACGCGGCCCTGAGCCCGTTCGGCAAGTCGCTGCTCGAATCGGTGACGCAGGGCGCGCACGACCCGGACGTCGCCGCGACGCACGAGTTCACCTACTTCGACGAGGTGGGCAACGCCACGGCCGGCTATACGGGATTCGCCTCGGACCAGTCGTGGTCGACCGGTGAAGACATGGGCGACCGCTCCTGGCTCGACAGCAACGTGTCGGCCGGCGCGCTCGGCGGCTCGGAGAACAACTCGGGCGAAGGCCACGCGTACATCGGCTTCAACGCATTCGTCCCCCAGAAGGTCGGCTCGGTCGGCGCATCGGTACAACTCGGCGGCGGCACGACGACCGGCGTCGCGGAGTGGATCGACCTGAACGGCGACGGGCTGCCCGACAAGGTCTACCGCGCCGGCGGCACGATCGGCGGCGGCATCTCGTACCGGCTCAACACGGGTGGCGCCAACGGCTCGGGCACCACGTTCTCCGACCCGGTCCCGCTGCCGACCCTGAAGTCCCTCTCGGTCGAGGACGAGTTCAACATGCAGTTCGCGCTCGAGGCGCACCTCGGCGTCACCGCATCGTTCGGCGTCGGCACCTCCATCGCCTGGGGCGACACGTACTTCACCGACGTCAACGCCGACGGTCTGCCCGACCTCGTGTACGACGGCAAGGTGCTCTTCAACCGGCTCGTCAACGGCGTGCCGACCTTCGCCGAGTCGAGCACCGGCACTGCCGTGCCGATCGCGACCGGCGCCGCCCCCGACGTGGGGAATTCCCAGGTCGACGAGCTGCGCGAGCTGCTCGCCGACCAGTCCCCCCTCGTCGACACCGTAAGGCGCTGGATCGCACCGTTCACCGGCACCGTCGAGGTCGACGCGCCGGTCGTGCTCGACCCGGCGGAGGCGTCGCTCGACGGCGTGCGCGTGGCGATCGAGTACGACGGCACCGAGATCGATGCGGCGAACCTGCTCGCGACCGGCGCGGAGGCGTTCACGACGCCGTACCCGGTCGACGTCGAGCAGGGGCATCCGCTCTACTTCCGCGTCGGCTCCGTCAACGACGGCGCGAACGACGAGGTGATCTGGTCGCCGGTCGTCACCTACATCGAGATCGACGGTGACGAGGTCGTCGATGCGGGGCAGGCACCCAGCGGGTCGAGCGCGACGGAGGTCCCGCTCGACGTCAATGGCCTCTCGCAGACCGTGTACGACGCGACGAGCGACTTCACGCTGTCGGGGCGTCCCGGCACGAGCGTGGTCATGCCCTACGACGGCACCGTGCGATTCACCGGCGCGCTCACGAAGCACGCGGCCACCTCCGACGACCTGCAGCTCGTGCTGAAGCACAACGGCGTCGCCGTGCCCGGCTCCGGCATCGTGATCGACGCCGACTTCATCGGCGACACGCCGATCTCGGTCGACTTCGACGTCGCGCAGCCGGTCGCGCCCAGCTCGGGCAACGAGAACGGCTCGACCGACACAGTGGAGGCGTACCTCGCGGTCGACTCCCCGATCGACCTCAACGCCATCACCTGGACCCCCGAGCTGTTCTACCTCGACGCCACCGACGTCAACGGCGACCCGCTCGACGTGGTCGACTCGAACGGCGAGTACATCCGCAGCGTCGACCTGACGCCCGAGATCGAGCAGTACCCGATCCACTCGTCCACCGGACCCGTCTCGCCGTGGGAGTCGACCACCGGCGAGACCCTCGACGCGATCGTGAGCTTCTCCGGCGCGGCCGTCCCGCGCGACGGCGACGGCAACCGCCGCTACCCCGGTGCGGTGCTGACGGTGAAGACCGTCGACGGCGTCGTCGCCCAGCAGGCGTTCACCCTCGCCGCCACCGATGACTCCGGTGGCTACGAGAACACGCTCGACCTGAACTTCGACCTCGACGACGGGACCGACTACTGGTTCGAGGTGACGACACGCGACGCGGAGTTCGCCCAGGACTTCGGCACCATGACCGTCGAGCTCACGGACCCCGACGACCCCGCGTCGACCGACATCGAGGTGGACGCCACCTTCTACGGTGCCGACTACCAGGGCATCTTCCCGCTCGCCTACCGCGGCTGGGGACTCGCGGGGTACACCGCGAACGACGAGCTCGCGACCGAGACGATCGATGACGCGGCGTTCGTCATCGACGCTGACGAGCTGGCGGACCAGACCGAGCCGTCGGGCTTCGACGACGTGCCCGCCGAGGGGCCCGACCCCGACCCGTCGTTCGCGTTCCTCGCGCTCTCGGAGCCCCCCACGCTCGACCCGACGCTGGCGGCCGCCGCGGGCACGCCGCTCGCGGGCAACCAGTGGCGCGGCAACCGCGACAACCTCGCCGGCGGGCCCGAGCGCATGCGATCCTCGAGGCTCGCGTCCGACAGCGCCGACCTCGGCACCACGGGCGGTGGCGGCACCGGCATCACCCGTATCTCGACCGTCTCGCCCTCGCTCGCGCTGGGCTTCGGCTTCGGTCCGCTCGGCGGGTCCGTGGGCGTCGGCACCAGCCAGAGCGTCGTCGACTACGAGGACCTGAACGGCGATGGCTACCCCGACCTGCTCGTCCCCGACGGCGTGCAGTTCACGACGCAGCGCGGTGCGCTCGGCCAGGGTTTGACCGACATGGGGCTCGACTACGTCAACCAGGACTTCACGGTCAACGCGCAGGGCGGCCTCGACGCCGGCCTCGTCAACGTCTCGCCGAACAGCAAGGGACGCACGAACGCCACGAGCGGCAACGCGTCCGGCAAGGGCGGCTCGGCGTCCGAGGACGCCGGGCTCGGCGCGGGCTTCGGCGTCGCGATCGGCGGCGGCATCGACGGCAGCTGGACCAACCCGAACGACTCGGGCGGGCTCGTGAACACGCCGTACTCGAGCTCCGAGCTCGGCGGCGTGGTCCGCGACCAGGCCGACGTGATCTCGGGTGGGTTCGGCGGCCAGCAGGAGCTCGCCGACGTCAACGGCGACGGCCTGCCCGACCGCGTGGTCACCGACGACACCGGCGTGTACGTCTACTACAACCTCGGCTACGGGTTCACCTCGCAGCGCACCAAGCTCACCGCCGGCGGGTTCGGCACGCAGGAGTCGATCGGCGGCAGCGCCTCCCTCGGCTTCGCGACGCCGTGGGGCGAGTTCTCCGGCGGGGCATCCCTCACGTGGAACTACGACATGGTGCGCTACGCCTGGATCGACGTGAACGGCGACGGCATCCTCGACCGCCTGCACAAGGGCGCCAACGACGCACAGCCCACGGTGACGTTCGGCACCGGGTCGGGCCTGTACGGCTCACCCGTCACGTACGGCGAATTCGCGACGACGGCGGGCGTGGGCGCGGCGAACGTCGAGTCGGGCCCGCAGATCGGCTACGACCGGGCGCAGGGCATCGGCGGTGGGTTCGACTTCACGATCTACGCCGGCCCGCTGTGCGTGGCCGCGTGCTACCTCGTGATCAACCCGGGCGCGTCGTACCAGAACTCGGTGAGCTTCACCGAGGTCACGCTCGACGACATCGACGGTGACGGCTACGTCGACTCGCTGAGCACCACCGACGACGACAAGGTGTCGGTGCGCCTCAACCAGGCGGGCAAGGCGAACCTGCTCGAGACGGTCGAGAACCCGCTGGGCGGGACGATCACCCTCGACTACGACCGCGACGGCAACACCTACGCGCACCCCGACTCGATCTGGACCATGTCGAAGGTGTCGGTGAACGACGGCCGCCCCGGCGACGGCGTCGACGTGCGGACCTCGACGTTCGAGTACGACGGCCTGCGCTTCGACCGGCTGTTCCGCCAGTCGCTCGGCTACAGCAGCATCGTCGAGCACGAGCTGGACGAGGCGGGCACGACCGCCCTGCGCGACACCACGCGCACCTTCCTCAACGACAACATCTTCACGGCCGGCCTCGGGACATCGACCGAGCTGTCGGATGCCTCGAGCGGCGACGTGATCCGCGGCGCGTACCTCGAGTGGGAGTACCGCGAGGTCGTCGGATTCGACGCGGGCGTCGACCCGCGCGACCCGGTCGCGACCTCGGAGGTCTCGCTGCTGCCGGACGCCGCGGTGCCGACCCCCGGCGCCCTCGGCACCGCGATCGCTCCACTCGCCGTCTCGACGACCGAGCGCTGGTACGACGCGTCCGGCGCGGCCGGGCAGGAGACGCGATCGACGTTCACCTACGACGGGATGGGCAACATCCTCACGGAGGTCGACGAGGGCGAGACGGATGACCCCGCCGACGACCTGACCACGACGACCGTCTACTCCGACTGCGAGATCTCGTCGAGCATGGACCCCCAGTGCCCGCCGGAGTTCGGCACGACCGGCGCCCCGGAGCATCCGTCGCCGTACTGGTCGGACACCCGCTGCCCGACCTGGGTGAGCATGCCGGCGATCGTCACGATCACCAACAGCGCCACCGGTGAGGTCTACCGCCACAGCGACGGGAGCCCAGCGCTCTGCGACAACGCCGGCGTGACGCACCTGGAGGAGCTCGTCGACGGCGACACCACCGCCGTCACCGACCTCGCCTACGACGAATGGGGCAGCTACAACCGCATCGTCTACCCCGAGGGCGAGGACGGCGTGCGGTACGCGGTCGAGTACGTCTACGACGCCGACCGCCACTCCGACATCGCGAAGGTCACCGAGTACGACCTCGACGAGACCGCAGCCACGCTCGACACGGGCTGCACGGACGCGGTGACCTCGGTCGAGGCCTTCCTCGACTACGACGGATGCACCGTGCCGGTGCCCGTGCGCACCGGCCTGACCTCCACGGCGACGTTCGACGGCGACTCGGGACGCATCGCGAGCCGCACCGACGCGAACGGCAACACCACGTCGTACGAGTACGACAACCTCGCCCGCATCTGGAAGATCAGCAACGAGCTGCAGGACGACGTGGTGGAGTTCGTCTACAGCCCGAGCGCCTCGGGCTACGGCTACGCGATCGCGAAGCACCACGACCGGTTCAACGCCGACCCGATCGAGACGATCTCGTTCGTCGACGGGCTGGGACGCGTCACCGAGGAGAAGCGCGACGCGCGCGTGGTCGATGCGACCGGCGTCGCGGTCGACGGCCGCATCGTCACGGGAGCGACGAACTTCGACGACCTGGGCCGCCCGATCGAGCAGTACCGCCCGGTGTTCGACACGGTGGCGCAGACCGCGTACGAATACACCACCTCGGCACCCGACACGGTGACGACGACCGAGTACACGCTCACCGACCTCGAGACGAAGGTCACCGAGCCCGGCGGCCGGGTGACCACCACGGCGTACGACTTCACCGAGGTCGCCGGCGTGACGCTCTTCAGCGCCGCGACCACCGACCCGCGCGATCGGGTGGGCACGACGTTCAGCGACGTGCGCGGCAACACGCGGGTGTACGACGACCAGCCCGACGGGGTCGACGCGCTGCGCTCGGTGTACGAGTACGACGGCATCGGCCAGTTGCTCGCCTCGATCGACCCGGCCGGCGAGGAGACCGTGCACGAGTACGACCAGCTCGGCAACCGGCTCTCGACCGAGACGCCCGACGGCGGCCTCGTCGAGTTCTGGTACGACGCCGAGGGCAAGCTCGTGCGCGACCAGTCGGCGACGCTCCGCGAGGAGGGCCACTTCACCGACTACGCCTACGAGCTGCGTCGCCTCGTCGAGATCGACTACCCGGAGGACACCCCCGACGTGACGTACACGTACGGCGCCGCCGGCGCCCCGGGCAACGGCGCAGGCCGTGTCGTGCAGGTCGAGGACGGCTCGCAGATCACGTCGTTCGCGTACGACGCGCTCGGCGCGGTCGTGCGCGAGTCGGCCGAGGTGAAGCTGCACAACTGGGAGCCCGACCTCGACGCCGACGACGTGGAGAAGTTCACCTGGGTCACCGAGTGGACGTACGACGCGCTCGGGCGCCTCGCCTCGATGGTGTACCCCGACGGCGAGCGCCTCACGTACGACTACGACGCCGGCGGCCGCGTCACGTCGATCGTCGGCGAGGAGGACGGCCAGAAGCAGGTGCCGCTCCTCGACGCGGCCGGCAACGTGGTGCTCGACGAGTACGGCGTCGTGGTCCTCACCGACGCGCCGACCACGTATCAGTACCCGTACGTCGACGACCGCCGGTACGACGAGTTCCTGCGACCCGCAGCGGTCGACCTCGGCAACGGCGTCACCACCGAGTGGACGTATGACGACGAGACGCTCTGGCTCACGGGCATCCACTCGGATTCGCCCGGCCGCGACCTGAAGGACAACCCGGCCGAGTACTCGGAGATCCAGGACATCCGCTACACGTACGACGTCGTGGGCAACCCGAAGACGTACACGAACGACCTGCCGGCGGCCGTGTCGAACCTGTTCGGCGGCGTCGTGACCGCGGCGTACGACTACGACGAGTTCGACCGGCTGGTCGGGGCCGCGGCGAAGTACGACACCCTGCCGAAGGATCGCACGTACACGTTCGCGCTGAGCTACGACGACCAGGGCAACGTGCTGAGCAAGGAACAGGTCGACAAGATCGGCAACAAGGAGCAGAAGGACACGACGTACTCGTTCGACCGCACCTACGCGGCCGACGACCCGCACCAGGCGGTGGCCGCCGGCGACGAGGCGTACCACTACGACGCCGACGGCGAGCTCACCCACATCACCACGGAGACGAAGCAGGGCAGGATCGAGCTCGTCCGCGAGATGGAGTGGGACTGGGCGGGCCACATGGTGCACCTCGACGACGCGTCGAACGACACCGACTACACCTACGACGACCAGGGCCAGCTCGCGATCGAGCGCGGCCCGTCGGGTGAGACGGCGTTCATCAACCCGTGGGTGAGCGTGCGCAACGGCACCGACCTGTACAAGCACATCTGGCTGGACGACGAGCGCATCGGCACCCAGCGCGACAACGAGGGCAGCGGCAACAACGACCCCGACGCCGACGGCGGGTACGAGGAGACCCAGCGGTACTTCCTGCACACCGACCTGCAGGGCAGCACCAACGTGGTCACCGGCCCCACGGGCGACACCTTCCAGCACCAGGAGTACTTCCCGACCGGGGAGGTGTGGGTCGCCGAGCACAGCACGCAGTACCGCACGCCGTACCAGTACGCGGGCGGCTACACCGACGAGCAGCGCGCCATCATCTCGCTCGGCGAACGCTGGTACGACCAGCAGCGGGAGATGTTCACGACGGTCGACCCGGTACTCGTCGACGATCCGACGATCGTCGTCGGCTCGCCCGAACTGCGCGCGACCTACGCGTACGCCGGTTCGAACGCCGTGCGGTTCGTCGACCCGAGCGGCCAACTGTTCACGATCGCGAGCGCGAACGACGTGGTCGCGAAGGCCAGGGCGGCGAGGACCACGACCTCGGCCACCCCGACGGCGGGCACCGCGGGTGCCCAGGGCACCAGCGCCACGACGAAGAAGACCAGGGCCGAACGTCTCTACAAGTTCTCCAAGAAGTGGGACGCCAAGCCCCTGTTCGACATCGATCGGAGTGACGGCACCGTGAAGTTCGCGCCCCTGCTCACCGGCCCGCGCATCAAGCTCAAGGAGGGCAAGAAGGCGCCCGCGTCGCTCCAGACGGCGCCCGGTTCGAACACGACTGCGAACACGAACACCACGTCGACTTCGAAGCCGGATGCCACGAGCTCGACCGGTGGGCCCACGGTGAAGAACGACACCACGTCGCCGACCGGCTCCACCAGCACCAAGGCACCCGCGAAGCCGGGCTCGGGCGGCGGCACGGGCGGTGCGCCCGACAGCGGTGGCGCCGGCAACGTGAAATCGCTGAAGACGTCGTCGACCGCCGGGTCGGGCACCGGTGGTCGCAACGGCACGTAG
- a CDS encoding FAD-dependent oxidoreductase yields MTIQTDAGAIAAQQLRDALGERIVLPGDAAYDTVRLPWNLAIDQRPFAVAQPESAEDVVDVVRAAAASGLRVAPQSTGHGAAALADTDLSDVVLVSLSRLRGVTVHPEARSAMVLGGSVWNDVVEAAAPHGLTALHGSAGDVGVVGYALSGGLSFYARTHGLAVNSVRAVQLVTADGSIVRATPRDEPEVFWAVRGGSGAFGIVVSLELDLLEVADVFAGMLLWDASRASEVAHAWAAWTTDAPESASTSLRVMHFPPLPELPPFLSGRSVVVIDGAILETDAAAAALLAPLRALRPELDTFARIPSAALVQVHMDPPEPSPAFSAGAMLESFPSEAVDAWVAAATTTPVLFIAEVRHVGGAAARRPEGAGAIGSVDGDYLLAGIAMVPAPELAEAAHAAAHAVVAAMAAWHAPALALTFIDGGVDRALGFGSARERLLQLKAAWDPNDLFAAGQPVG; encoded by the coding sequence ATGACCATCCAGACCGACGCCGGCGCCATCGCCGCGCAGCAGCTCCGCGACGCGCTCGGCGAGCGCATCGTCCTTCCGGGCGACGCCGCGTACGACACCGTGCGCCTGCCGTGGAACCTCGCGATCGACCAGCGACCGTTCGCCGTGGCGCAGCCCGAGTCCGCGGAGGACGTCGTCGACGTCGTGCGCGCCGCCGCCGCATCCGGCCTGCGCGTCGCGCCCCAGTCGACCGGCCACGGCGCCGCAGCCCTCGCCGACACCGACCTCTCCGACGTCGTGCTGGTGTCGCTGTCGCGGCTGCGCGGCGTCACGGTGCATCCCGAGGCCCGGAGCGCGATGGTACTCGGCGGCTCCGTGTGGAACGACGTCGTCGAGGCCGCCGCGCCCCACGGCCTGACCGCACTCCACGGCAGCGCCGGCGACGTGGGCGTCGTGGGCTACGCCCTGAGCGGCGGGCTGTCGTTCTACGCGCGCACCCACGGGCTGGCGGTCAACTCGGTGCGTGCCGTGCAGCTCGTCACGGCCGACGGCAGCATCGTGCGTGCCACGCCGCGCGACGAGCCCGAGGTGTTCTGGGCGGTGCGGGGCGGCTCCGGCGCGTTCGGCATCGTCGTGTCGCTCGAGCTCGACCTGCTCGAGGTCGCCGACGTGTTCGCCGGCATGCTGCTGTGGGACGCATCGCGCGCCTCCGAGGTCGCGCACGCCTGGGCGGCATGGACGACGGATGCCCCGGAGTCGGCGTCGACCTCGCTGCGCGTGATGCACTTCCCGCCGCTGCCCGAGCTGCCGCCGTTCCTGTCGGGCCGGTCGGTGGTGGTGATCGACGGGGCGATCCTCGAGACGGATGCCGCTGCCGCCGCGCTGCTCGCACCGCTGCGTGCGCTCAGGCCGGAGCTCGACACGTTCGCGCGCATCCCCTCGGCCGCGCTCGTGCAGGTGCACATGGATCCGCCGGAGCCGTCCCCGGCGTTCTCGGCGGGTGCGATGCTGGAGTCGTTCCCGTCCGAGGCCGTCGATGCCTGGGTCGCCGCCGCGACGACCACGCCCGTGCTGTTCATCGCCGAGGTGCGCCATGTCGGCGGCGCCGCGGCGCGGCGCCCCGAGGGCGCCGGCGCGATCGGCTCCGTCGACGGCGACTACCTGCTCGCCGGCATCGCGATGGTGCCGGCCCCCGAGCTCGCCGAAGCGGCGCACGCCGCCGCCCACGCCGTGGTCGCGGCGATGGCCGCCTGGCATGCGCCCGCCCTCGCGCTGACCTTCATCGACGGCGGCGTCGACCGTGCGCTCGGGTTCGGCTCGGCCCGCGAGCGCCTGCTGCAGTTGAAGGCGGCGTGGGATCCGAACGACCTCTTCGCCGCCGGCCAGCCCGTGGGGTGA
- a CDS encoding dienelactone hydrolase family protein produces MADLDDVRGHRPTGRIATEMAEVLLYHHIQGLTDGVRAFADELRADGHTVHTPDLFDGRTFDSIEEGFAFAQEAGFDRLRERGAAAAEGLGPGLVYAGMSFGVMIAQRLAQTEPGARGALLLFSCVPVSEFGESWPDGVTVQIHGKDGDEFFDEDLPAARELAESTDAAELFVYPGNQHLFADSSLDAYDPESAALLLERVRAFLARV; encoded by the coding sequence ATGGCCGACCTCGACGACGTGCGCGGCCACCGACCGACGGGGAGGATCGCGACCGAGATGGCCGAAGTGCTGCTGTACCACCACATCCAGGGACTGACCGACGGGGTGAGGGCGTTCGCCGACGAGCTGCGGGCCGACGGGCACACCGTGCACACGCCCGACCTCTTCGACGGCCGCACGTTCGACTCGATCGAGGAGGGCTTCGCGTTCGCCCAGGAGGCGGGGTTCGATCGTCTCCGCGAGCGGGGCGCGGCTGCGGCCGAGGGTCTCGGGCCGGGGCTCGTCTACGCCGGCATGTCGTTCGGCGTGATGATCGCCCAGCGGCTCGCGCAGACCGAGCCCGGCGCCCGCGGCGCGCTGCTGCTGTTCTCGTGCGTGCCCGTGTCGGAGTTCGGGGAGTCGTGGCCCGATGGGGTGACGGTGCAGATCCACGGCAAGGACGGCGACGAGTTCTTCGACGAGGACCTGCCGGCTGCGCGCGAGCTCGCCGAGTCGACGGATGCCGCCGAGCTGTTCGTCTACCCCGGCAACCAGCACCTCTTCGCCGACTCGTCGCTCGACGCGTACGACCCGGAGTCGGCAGCGCTGCTCCTCGAGCGCGTGCGCGCGTTCCTCGCGCGGGTCTGA